The Mycolicibacterium mageritense genome contains a region encoding:
- a CDS encoding DAK2 domain-containing protein encodes MSARRLDASALRDWAHTAVGDLITHTDEINRLNVFPVADADTGTNMLFTMRSAWAHVDAEPPGRDVAAVAAALAAGALQGARGNSGVILSQILLGFAEVIASAAAEREGDLADIDGELFGAALRHAVGLVVSSMGDPVPGTIVSVLQAAAAAAEHSAAEGVELVGVMEATAEAAAAALDETPEQLDVLAEAGVVDSGGRGLLVLLDALTGTVGGNTGHRPAYQPSSSPSALMSRTAAPPQFEVMYLLSGCGLDAIERLRGELDKLGESVAIATSDTDQYSVHVHVDDAGAAVEAGLAVGVLRRIQITALTGTTGARSAGGWARGRAVLAVVDGDGGAELFGGEGAHVLRPDATEPVTAKQLLRALVDVGAAQVMVLPNGYVAAEELVAGCTAAIGWGIDVVPVPTGSMVQGLAALAVHDEDRQAVDDGYTMARAAASARHGSVRVATEEALTWAGTCKPGDGLGIAGDEVLIVGPDVTAAAAGLIDLLLVAGGELVTVLTGEGVDAAVGEALQAHVHRHHLGAELVTYHTGHRGDALLIGVE; translated from the coding sequence ATGTCTGCTCGGCGGCTCGACGCCTCCGCCCTGCGGGACTGGGCCCACACGGCCGTCGGTGACCTGATCACGCACACCGACGAGATCAACCGGCTCAACGTGTTCCCGGTCGCCGACGCCGACACCGGCACCAACATGCTGTTCACCATGCGCTCGGCCTGGGCGCATGTCGATGCCGAACCGCCAGGCCGGGACGTCGCGGCGGTCGCGGCAGCCTTGGCCGCCGGCGCGCTGCAGGGTGCACGTGGCAATTCCGGCGTGATCCTGTCCCAGATCCTGCTGGGCTTCGCGGAGGTCATCGCGTCTGCCGCCGCCGAGCGCGAGGGTGACCTCGCCGATATCGACGGTGAGCTCTTCGGTGCTGCGTTGCGGCACGCGGTCGGCCTGGTGGTCAGCTCGATGGGGGATCCGGTGCCGGGCACCATCGTCTCGGTGCTGCAGGCCGCGGCCGCGGCAGCCGAGCACAGCGCGGCCGAGGGAGTAGAACTCGTCGGGGTCATGGAGGCGACGGCGGAAGCCGCGGCGGCCGCGCTGGACGAAACCCCCGAACAGCTCGACGTGCTGGCCGAGGCCGGTGTGGTCGATTCCGGGGGGCGTGGCCTTCTGGTGCTGCTCGACGCGCTGACCGGCACGGTCGGCGGCAACACCGGCCATCGGCCGGCCTACCAGCCGTCGTCGTCGCCATCGGCACTGATGTCCCGGACAGCGGCGCCACCCCAGTTCGAGGTGATGTACCTGCTGAGCGGCTGCGGTCTCGACGCGATCGAGCGGTTGCGCGGCGAGCTCGACAAGCTCGGGGAATCGGTCGCGATCGCCACATCCGACACCGACCAGTACTCGGTGCACGTCCATGTCGACGATGCGGGCGCCGCGGTCGAGGCCGGCTTGGCCGTCGGTGTGCTGCGCCGCATCCAGATCACCGCGTTGACGGGCACCACGGGTGCGCGCTCGGCCGGCGGCTGGGCCAGGGGACGGGCCGTACTCGCCGTCGTCGACGGTGACGGTGGTGCCGAACTGTTCGGTGGCGAGGGCGCGCACGTGCTGCGTCCCGACGCCACCGAACCGGTCACGGCCAAACAACTGCTGCGCGCGCTCGTCGATGTCGGTGCGGCGCAGGTGATGGTGCTGCCCAACGGATATGTGGCGGCAGAGGAGCTGGTGGCCGGCTGCACGGCGGCCATCGGCTGGGGTATCGACGTGGTGCCCGTGCCGACAGGGTCCATGGTGCAGGGCCTCGCGGCGCTGGCCGTGCACGACGAGGACCGGCAGGCTGTCGACGACGGCTACACCATGGCCCGGGCCGCCGCCAGTGCGCGGCACGGCTCGGTGCGGGTCGCCACCGAAGAGGCGTTGACCTGGGCGGGCACGTGCAAACCGGGTGACGGCCTCGGCATCGCGGGCGACGAGGTGCTGATCGTGGGACCGGACGTGACGGCCGCGGCGGCCGGCTTGATCGACCTGCTGCTGGTCGCCGGCGGCGAGCTGGTCACGGTGCTCACCGGCGAGGGCGTCGACGCCGCGGTCGGTGAAGCGCTGCAGGCGCACGTGCATCGTCACCACCTGGGTGCCGAACTGGTGACCTACCACACCGGCCACCGCGGCGACGCGTTGTTGATCGGGGTCGAGTAA
- the rpmB gene encoding 50S ribosomal protein L28: MAAVCDICGKGPGFGKSVSHSHRRTSRRWDPNIQSVRAVTRPGGNKQRVNACTSCIKAGKVSRG, encoded by the coding sequence ATGGCTGCCGTCTGCGATATCTGCGGCAAAGGGCCGGGCTTCGGCAAGTCGGTGTCGCACTCGCACCGGCGGACCAGCCGACGCTGGGATCCGAACATCCAGTCGGTGCGCGCCGTGACGCGCCCCGGCGGCAACAAGCAACGCGTGAACGCGTGCACCTCGTGCATCAAGGCAGGCAAGGTCAGCCGCGGCTGA